Proteins from a genomic interval of Musa acuminata AAA Group cultivar baxijiao chromosome BXJ1-9, Cavendish_Baxijiao_AAA, whole genome shotgun sequence:
- the LOC135593253 gene encoding probable calcium-transporting ATPase 8, plasma membrane-type isoform X2, which produces MESFLKKNFDVAAKHPSEDAQRRWRRAVGAVVKNRRRRFRMVPDLDQRCVVEAKKRKIQEKIRVALYVQKAALQFIDAGAKTNHQLSEEVRQAGYFINPDELASIARGHDKKSLKNHGGVSGIAREVCVSLDSGIRTSDLPIRQNIYGLNQYVEKPPRSFWKFVWDALHDLTLIILMICALISVVVGLATEGWPKGMYDGLGIILSIFLVVVVTSVSDYKQSLQFRDLDKEKEKIFIQVTRDGYRQKVSIYDLVVGDIVHLSIGDRVPADGLYVSGYALLIDSSSLSGESEPVYVSQEKPFLLAGTKVQDGSARMLVTSVGMRTEWGKLMETLCQGGEDETPLQVKLNGVATIIGKIGLAFATMTFCVLLGRFLADKAYHHGFKWFPNDALTILNYFAISVTIIVVAVPEGLPLAVTLSLSFAMKKLMDEKALVRHLSACETMGSANCICTDKTGTLTTNHMVVDKIWICQVSKSFKGSETAIYLKSKISEKVLAVLLQCIFQNSGSEVVRGKDGKNTILGTPTETALLEFGLEFEGLVESQHQDCKKLKVEPFNSVKKKMSALIKLPGGRVRAFCKGASEIILQMCDQLINSDGNTILLSKKQKEDIMNVINSFACEALRTLCLAFKDITNQEAEEIPATGYTLIAVFGIKDPVRPGVKEAVQTCIAAGIKVRMVTGDNINTAKAIAKECGILTEDGLAIEGPEFRNKSPEEMKDLIPKIQVMARSLPLDKHTLVTNLRRMFKEVVAVTGDGTNDAPALHEADIGLAMGVAGTEVAKESADVIVLDDNFTTIINVTKWGRAVYINIQKFVQFQLTVNVVALMLNFVSACITGSAPLTAVQLLWVNMIMDTLGALALATEPPNNDMMKRPPVGRDENFITKVMWRNIIGQSIFQLIVLGALMFDGKKLLRLEDPNSDIVLNTFIFNTFVFCQVFNEINSREMEKINVLHGILSNWIFVAILTSTIIFQVIIVELLGPFASTKPLSWQLWLISVMIGSISIIVAIILKWIPVESNKCTTVHHQNGYEALPSGPEAV; this is translated from the exons GAAAAGATTCGTGTTGCCCTGTATGTGCAGAAGGCTGCTCTGCAATTCATTGACG CTGGTGCAAAAACCAATCACCAGCTTTCAGAAGAGGTCAGACAAGCTGGTTACTTCATCAACCCTGATGAATTGGCATCCATTGCACGCGGACATGATAAGAAGAGTTTGAAGAACCATGGAGGAGTCAGTGGGATTGCAAGAGAAGTCTGTGTTTCACTTGATTCTGGTATCAGAACAAGTGACCTGCCCATCAGACAGAACATCTATGGTCTCAACCAATACGTTGAGAAGCCGCCAAGAAGCTTTTGGAAGTTCGTATGGGATGCATTGCATGATTTGACATTGATCATCCTCATGATCTGCGCATTGATATCTGTGGTTGTGGGGCTTGCGACTGAAGGGTGGCCCAAGGGTATGTACGATGGGCTGGGAATTATTCTCAGCATTTTCTTGGTCGTTGTAGTCACTTCGGTCAGCGACTACAAACAATCATTACAGTTCAGAGATTTGgacaaagaaaaggagaagatctTCATTCAAGTAACCAGAGATGGCTACCGACAAAAGGTATCTATTTATGATTTAGTCGTCGGAGATATTGTTCATCTTTCGATTGGAGATCGAGTTCCAGCCGATGGGCTATATGTTTCTGGATATGCTTTGTTGATAGATTCATCAAGCTTGTCCGGGGAAAGTGAGCCAGtgtatgtttctcaagaaaaaccTTTCCTACTAGCAGGGACTAAAGTGCAAGATGGCTCTGCCAGAATGCTGGTTACCTCCGTTGGAATGAGGACCGAGTGGGGAAAACTAATGGAAACATTATGTCAGGGTGGGGAGGATGAAACACCTCTTCAGGTTAAGCTGAATGGTGTTGCGACAATAATTGGGAAGATCGGTTTAGCATTTGCAACAATGACATTCTGTGTTCTTTTAGGAAGATTTTTAGCTGACAAGGCATATCACCATGGCTTCAAGTGGTTTCCAAATGATGCTTTGACAATACTAAACTACTTTGCTATCTCTGTTACTATAATCGTTGTTGCAGTTCCTGAGGGGCTACCTCTGGCTGTAACATTGAGTCTCTCCTTTGCAATGAAAAAGCTCATGGACGAAAAGGCACTGGTGCGGCATTTATCAGCATGTGAGACCATGGGATCTGCTAATTGCATTTGCACAGATAAAACTGGTACGCTGACGACTAACCACATGGTTGTTGATAAGATATGGATTTGTCAAGTATCCAAGTCATTTAAGGGCAGTGAAACTGCTATATATTTAAAATCCAAGATCTCTGAGAAAGTTTTAGCAGTTCTTTTGCAATGTATATTTCAGAATAGTGGTTCGGAGGTGGTAAGAGGGAAAGATGGTAAGAACACCATCCTTGGTACCCCGACAGAAACAGCATTGTTGGAGTTTGGTTTGGAGTTTGAAGGACTCGTAGAATCCCAGCATCAGGACTGCAAGAAATTGAAAGTTGAGCCTTTTAATTCAGTTAAAAAGAAGATGTCTGCGCTCATTAAATTACCTGGTGGAAGAGTTCGTGCTTTCTGCAAAGGCGCATCTGAAATTATCCTGCAAATGTGTGACCAGCTAATTAATAGTGATGGAAACACTATTCTGTTGTCCAAAAAGCAGAAGGAGGACATCATGAATGTGATTAATAGTTTTGCCTGTGAAGCATTAAGAACACTTTGTTTGGCCTTCAAGGATATAACTAATCAGGAGGCCGAAGAAATTCCTGCCACTGGTTACACACTGATagctgtttttggaatcaaaGATCCAGTCCGCCCAGGAGTCAAGGAAGCTGTTCAGACTTGTATTGCTGCTGGTATCAAAGTGCGGATGGTAACTGGAGATAACATAAATACAGCCAAGGCCATAGCAAAAGAGTGTGGCATACTGACAGAGGATGGTTTAGCCATAGAAGGACCAGAATTTCGAAACAAGAGCCCCGAAGAGATGAAAGATTTAATACCAAAAATTCAG GTAATGGCCCGATCTTTGCCTTTGGACAAACATACTTTAGTGACAAACTTGAGGAGGATGTTTAAAGAAGTCGTAGCTGTGACGGGTGATGGCACTAATGATGCTCCAGCACTACATGAGGCGGACATTGGTCTTGCAATGGGTGTTGCTGGCACAGAG GTAGCTAAAGAGAGTGCTGATGTGATTGTATTGGACGATAACTTTACTACTATAATTAATGTCACCAAATGGGGTCGTGCGGTTTACATCAATATCCAAAAGTTTGTGCAATTCCAGCTGACTGTTAATGTGGTTGCTCTGATGCTCAATTTTGTTTCTGCATGTATAACAG GGAGTGCTCCACTCACTGCTGTTCAGTTGCTTTGGGTCAACATGATTATGGACACATTAGGTGCTCTAGCATTAGCAACAGAACCCCCAAATAATGATATGATGAAAAGACCACCTGTTGgccgggatgaaaatttcatcacCAAGGTCATGTGGAGAAATATAATCGGCCAGAGTATATTTCAGCTGATTGTACTAGGAGCTCTGATGTTTGATGGGAAAAAACTTCTGAGACTTGAAGATCCAAATTCTGACATTGTTCTCAACACATTCATATTCAACACGTTCGTGTTTTGCCAG GTCTTCAATGAGATAAATAGCCGTGAGATGGAGAAGATCAATGTGCTACATGGAATCTTAAGCAACTGGATCTTTGTGGCCATCTTAACATCGACAATAATATTCCAAGTGATCATAGTGGAACTCCTTGGTCCCTTTGCAAGCACAAAGCCTCTAAGTTGGCAATTATGGTTGATCAGCGTAATGATCGGCTCCATCAGCATTATTGTTGCAATTATCTTGAAGTGGATTCCAGTTGAATCAAACAAGTGCACCACAGTTCATCACCAGAATGGCTATGAGGCACTCCCTAGTGGTCCAGAAGCAGTATAA
- the LOC135593253 gene encoding probable calcium-transporting ATPase 9, plasma membrane-type isoform X3 encodes MRRRGQEAEDPGLRGISAGAHEEKIRVALYVQKAALQFIDAGAKTNHQLSEEVRQAGYFINPDELASIARGHDKKSLKNHGGVSGIAREVCVSLDSGIRTSDLPIRQNIYGLNQYVEKPPRSFWKFVWDALHDLTLIILMICALISVVVGLATEGWPKGMYDGLGIILSIFLVVVVTSVSDYKQSLQFRDLDKEKEKIFIQVTRDGYRQKVSIYDLVVGDIVHLSIGDRVPADGLYVSGYALLIDSSSLSGESEPVYVSQEKPFLLAGTKVQDGSARMLVTSVGMRTEWGKLMETLCQGGEDETPLQVKLNGVATIIGKIGLAFATMTFCVLLGRFLADKAYHHGFKWFPNDALTILNYFAISVTIIVVAVPEGLPLAVTLSLSFAMKKLMDEKALVRHLSACETMGSANCICTDKTGTLTTNHMVVDKIWICQVSKSFKGSETAIYLKSKISEKVLAVLLQCIFQNSGSEVVRGKDGKNTILGTPTETALLEFGLEFEGLVESQHQDCKKLKVEPFNSVKKKMSALIKLPGGRVRAFCKGASEIILQMCDQLINSDGNTILLSKKQKEDIMNVINSFACEALRTLCLAFKDITNQEAEEIPATGYTLIAVFGIKDPVRPGVKEAVQTCIAAGIKVRMVTGDNINTAKAIAKECGILTEDGLAIEGPEFRNKSPEEMKDLIPKIQVMARSLPLDKHTLVTNLRRMFKEVVAVTGDGTNDAPALHEADIGLAMGVAGTEVAKESADVIVLDDNFTTIINVTKWGRAVYINIQKFVQFQLTVNVVALMLNFVSACITGSAPLTAVQLLWVNMIMDTLGALALATEPPNNDMMKRPPVGRDENFITKVMWRNIIGQSIFQLIVLGALMFDGKKLLRLEDPNSDIVLNTFIFNTFVFCQVFNEINSREMEKINVLHGILSNWIFVAILTSTIIFQVIIVELLGPFASTKPLSWQLWLISVMIGSISIIVAIILKWIPVESNKCTTVHHQNGYEALPSGPEAV; translated from the exons GCCTGCGAGGGATCTCTGCTGGGGCCCATGAG GAAAAGATTCGTGTTGCCCTGTATGTGCAGAAGGCTGCTCTGCAATTCATTGACG CTGGTGCAAAAACCAATCACCAGCTTTCAGAAGAGGTCAGACAAGCTGGTTACTTCATCAACCCTGATGAATTGGCATCCATTGCACGCGGACATGATAAGAAGAGTTTGAAGAACCATGGAGGAGTCAGTGGGATTGCAAGAGAAGTCTGTGTTTCACTTGATTCTGGTATCAGAACAAGTGACCTGCCCATCAGACAGAACATCTATGGTCTCAACCAATACGTTGAGAAGCCGCCAAGAAGCTTTTGGAAGTTCGTATGGGATGCATTGCATGATTTGACATTGATCATCCTCATGATCTGCGCATTGATATCTGTGGTTGTGGGGCTTGCGACTGAAGGGTGGCCCAAGGGTATGTACGATGGGCTGGGAATTATTCTCAGCATTTTCTTGGTCGTTGTAGTCACTTCGGTCAGCGACTACAAACAATCATTACAGTTCAGAGATTTGgacaaagaaaaggagaagatctTCATTCAAGTAACCAGAGATGGCTACCGACAAAAGGTATCTATTTATGATTTAGTCGTCGGAGATATTGTTCATCTTTCGATTGGAGATCGAGTTCCAGCCGATGGGCTATATGTTTCTGGATATGCTTTGTTGATAGATTCATCAAGCTTGTCCGGGGAAAGTGAGCCAGtgtatgtttctcaagaaaaaccTTTCCTACTAGCAGGGACTAAAGTGCAAGATGGCTCTGCCAGAATGCTGGTTACCTCCGTTGGAATGAGGACCGAGTGGGGAAAACTAATGGAAACATTATGTCAGGGTGGGGAGGATGAAACACCTCTTCAGGTTAAGCTGAATGGTGTTGCGACAATAATTGGGAAGATCGGTTTAGCATTTGCAACAATGACATTCTGTGTTCTTTTAGGAAGATTTTTAGCTGACAAGGCATATCACCATGGCTTCAAGTGGTTTCCAAATGATGCTTTGACAATACTAAACTACTTTGCTATCTCTGTTACTATAATCGTTGTTGCAGTTCCTGAGGGGCTACCTCTGGCTGTAACATTGAGTCTCTCCTTTGCAATGAAAAAGCTCATGGACGAAAAGGCACTGGTGCGGCATTTATCAGCATGTGAGACCATGGGATCTGCTAATTGCATTTGCACAGATAAAACTGGTACGCTGACGACTAACCACATGGTTGTTGATAAGATATGGATTTGTCAAGTATCCAAGTCATTTAAGGGCAGTGAAACTGCTATATATTTAAAATCCAAGATCTCTGAGAAAGTTTTAGCAGTTCTTTTGCAATGTATATTTCAGAATAGTGGTTCGGAGGTGGTAAGAGGGAAAGATGGTAAGAACACCATCCTTGGTACCCCGACAGAAACAGCATTGTTGGAGTTTGGTTTGGAGTTTGAAGGACTCGTAGAATCCCAGCATCAGGACTGCAAGAAATTGAAAGTTGAGCCTTTTAATTCAGTTAAAAAGAAGATGTCTGCGCTCATTAAATTACCTGGTGGAAGAGTTCGTGCTTTCTGCAAAGGCGCATCTGAAATTATCCTGCAAATGTGTGACCAGCTAATTAATAGTGATGGAAACACTATTCTGTTGTCCAAAAAGCAGAAGGAGGACATCATGAATGTGATTAATAGTTTTGCCTGTGAAGCATTAAGAACACTTTGTTTGGCCTTCAAGGATATAACTAATCAGGAGGCCGAAGAAATTCCTGCCACTGGTTACACACTGATagctgtttttggaatcaaaGATCCAGTCCGCCCAGGAGTCAAGGAAGCTGTTCAGACTTGTATTGCTGCTGGTATCAAAGTGCGGATGGTAACTGGAGATAACATAAATACAGCCAAGGCCATAGCAAAAGAGTGTGGCATACTGACAGAGGATGGTTTAGCCATAGAAGGACCAGAATTTCGAAACAAGAGCCCCGAAGAGATGAAAGATTTAATACCAAAAATTCAG GTAATGGCCCGATCTTTGCCTTTGGACAAACATACTTTAGTGACAAACTTGAGGAGGATGTTTAAAGAAGTCGTAGCTGTGACGGGTGATGGCACTAATGATGCTCCAGCACTACATGAGGCGGACATTGGTCTTGCAATGGGTGTTGCTGGCACAGAG GTAGCTAAAGAGAGTGCTGATGTGATTGTATTGGACGATAACTTTACTACTATAATTAATGTCACCAAATGGGGTCGTGCGGTTTACATCAATATCCAAAAGTTTGTGCAATTCCAGCTGACTGTTAATGTGGTTGCTCTGATGCTCAATTTTGTTTCTGCATGTATAACAG GGAGTGCTCCACTCACTGCTGTTCAGTTGCTTTGGGTCAACATGATTATGGACACATTAGGTGCTCTAGCATTAGCAACAGAACCCCCAAATAATGATATGATGAAAAGACCACCTGTTGgccgggatgaaaatttcatcacCAAGGTCATGTGGAGAAATATAATCGGCCAGAGTATATTTCAGCTGATTGTACTAGGAGCTCTGATGTTTGATGGGAAAAAACTTCTGAGACTTGAAGATCCAAATTCTGACATTGTTCTCAACACATTCATATTCAACACGTTCGTGTTTTGCCAG GTCTTCAATGAGATAAATAGCCGTGAGATGGAGAAGATCAATGTGCTACATGGAATCTTAAGCAACTGGATCTTTGTGGCCATCTTAACATCGACAATAATATTCCAAGTGATCATAGTGGAACTCCTTGGTCCCTTTGCAAGCACAAAGCCTCTAAGTTGGCAATTATGGTTGATCAGCGTAATGATCGGCTCCATCAGCATTATTGTTGCAATTATCTTGAAGTGGATTCCAGTTGAATCAAACAAGTGCACCACAGTTCATCACCAGAATGGCTATGAGGCACTCCCTAGTGGTCCAGAAGCAGTATAA